GCGGACGAGATGGAGCTCGATCTCGGCGAGGAGCTGGTCGTAGACATCAACGAGGTCCACATCCATCTCGATCATGGTACGCACGCTGGGGTCTTCGAAGCGATCGGCCACATCGACGCGGTTGGCGGCATAAGCGAGCTTTTTGCGAAACGGGGGCAGATTGTACTGGGAGTTGGTGTTCTCGATGTGGGCCAGGAGCTCGGCGCGGCGGCGCATGAGGTAGTGGCGGCGCCGAAGGAGATCGCGAGTAGAGCGCATCTGGGCGGGGTAGACGTAGGCCTGGGGAAAGGTGCCACCCCGGAGGAGATGGGCGATCTTGAGGGAGTCGATGCGATCGTTCTTGGCCTTGGCGCCGTGGATGGCGCGCATGTAGAGGGCGTGACCGAGAACGAAGGGGAGGTTTTCTCGGGCGCACAGATCGCTGATCCAGTACCAGGCGAACATGCACTCCACGGCAACGGCCACGTCAGGGCGAAAGGGCTCGAGGACCCGCAAGAGGGCCTCCGGAGAAGCTGGGATCTTTCGGTGGAGGCGCACCTCACCGGCGTGGTCGAGGATGCAGACATAGAGACTCCGGGCATGGAGATCGATGCCGCAGTAGAAGTCATGTTGTCCCAGGTAGAAACGCATGGCCTCCTCCTTGGCGAGAGGGTTTGAGGACACCCTGGAGCGTAGCCGAGGTCGGCGGCTCCGAGGAGGAGGCCATCAACAGTATCCAGGCGCTGCACTGGACCGCTATTCCGCTGCGCTCCATAGCGGCCAGTGAGCTTAGTCGTTAGGCCAAAGAAAGGATAGCAATGAGCTACGACGAACAAGATGCCGCAATGGATGAGTTCTATGACCAAATAAGCAAAGAACTTTATCCGGAGCATAAAGAGCAAGCGATTGAGGAATTCACTCAGGAGAAGCTGAAATCATATTACCTGCAAAATCCTGGCGTAATGCGGCCCGCAGTAGAAGCAACTGAACGACCACCGGCTAAAGCCGGTGGGTTCTGTTGCGACTGAAAGTCGCTGGTTGCGGCTGAAGCCGCTGTCGTGCGGCTAAAGCCGGCTCAAGCCCGTGCTTCGTCGGACACCTTGAAGTCGTCCTCCGGCGGCACAGTCTGCTGCTCGATATACGCTTTGATCACCTCGTCCGTCACCGTGCCCGACGAAGCACAAAAGTAGCCCCGAGCCCAAATGTGCTGCCCCCAATACCGTTTCCGAAGAGACGGAAACTCTTGCTGCAACATCTTTGACGATCGTCCCTTCACATACTGCATGATCCGAGCCGGCGACAAGCTCGGAGGAGCTGACACAAACAGATGAACATGATCCTTACTTACATAGCCCTTCAGTATCGTGATCTCTCGCGCCATGCATATTTGCCGGATAATATCCCGCGCGCGCTCCGCTATCTCCCCTCTCAGAATCTTGTATCGATATTTCGTCACCCATACAAAGTGATACTTGATGTCATGGACTGTGTGTGCCCCTCTTCGATACTCTGCCATCGCGGACCTCCTTGCTGGTCCGCCAACCCTACAAAGAAAAACCTGCTGAAGCAATTCCGCCTAAAGGCGAAGGATTGTGACCTGGCACTTCGAAATTCAAGAGGGTAATTGGCAACTAGAACAAAAAAGATACTCTCCAGCACTTGTTTTCTATGTGACTGCTATCGAGCTTTTGTTAAAAGCAACATTATTACGTCCGGTGCTTTATGGGTTAATTCACAATGAGGGGCTTGCTGAAATAATGATCAAGCATATTCTTGGCCAAACTGGTGTTGAGAGATATGAAAATCTATTGGCGCAGTTGTTTGATAATCTGGCCGATATAGATGTAAAGAAAATATCAAGGGAAGGTACAAAAACAAAGTTATTTGTAGAATGTCGGGAACTTCAAAAGGTCAGAAACAACGTAATTCACCAAGGTCAAAGCTGTACTGACAAAGACGCAGAAAAGG
This is a stretch of genomic DNA from Deferrisoma camini S3R1. It encodes these proteins:
- a CDS encoding IS110 family RNA-guided transposase; translated protein: MRFYLGQHDFYCGIDLHARSLYVCILDHAGEVRLHRKIPASPEALLRVLEPFRPDVAVAVECMFAWYWISDLCARENLPFVLGHALYMRAIHGAKAKNDRIDSLKIAHLLRGGTFPQAYVYPAQMRSTRDLLRRRHYLMRRRAELLAHIENTNSQYNLPPFRKKLAYAANRVDVADRFEDPSVRTMIEMDVDLVDVYDQLLAEIELHLVRTAKIHDPHAFHCLRTIPGVGKILALTFLYEIHDIRRFPRVQDFCSYARLVTPAHESAGKRKGSGGRKIGNPHLKWAFSEAAILLLRESSRAKRHVERLAGKHGKGKALSILAHKLGRALYFMLKRREAFDENRFFATT
- the tnpA gene encoding IS200/IS605 family transposase, which produces MAEYRRGAHTVHDIKYHFVWVTKYRYKILRGEIAERARDIIRQICMAREITILKGYVSKDHVHLFVSAPPSLSPARIMQYVKGRSSKMLQQEFPSLRKRYWGQHIWARGYFCASSGTVTDEVIKAYIEQQTVPPEDDFKVSDEARA